In Neodiprion pinetum isolate iyNeoPine1 chromosome 6, iyNeoPine1.2, whole genome shotgun sequence, one genomic interval encodes:
- the LOC124222128 gene encoding odorant receptor 13a-like isoform X1, whose product MKYKVTIETAIAATKYAILPICCWPPPIGANKWAVRRHNICGWLAIVLLVINVLSIIYNIYLNRNDIDRCIKILAEMGALMSTCMKILICKKERLRLQVLVAEMENFIKQATGEEKELIQAYVDRCFVLHTTVFVSCILGPIFFIAGPIFQPQPFPGDVAYPFEVNSTWLWLCMYVMQSISIFQVGSMVMVDILYAMLLWYTGLRFELLNLEFQKVTNTNELRGCVGKYQKLIRYTENLTASTRIIAVEITSIAMFAVTTGGFVIIRRPGKYDVVKFIFFELVSAMELLLFSWPADHLIKVSEEVGASVFNSDWIGKSPTMLRNMLSIMQRSQQPVVIYVDGLLPILSLAFYGSTMSASFSYLTTLRAIADG is encoded by the exons ATGAAATACAAAGTTACGATTGAGACTGCCATCGCTGCTACCAAATATGCAATCCTTCCAATTTGTTGCTGGCCACCCCCGATTGGAGCGAATAAATGGGCTGTCCGACGGCATAATATTTGTGGTTGGTTAGCAATAGTTCTCCTGGTAATCAACGTGCTTTCTATCATTTACAATATCTACTTGAACAGAAATGATATCGACAGatgcataaaaattttggCAGAAATGGGAGCCCTTATGTCGACATGCATGAAAATACTAATCTGCAAGAAAGAACGACTTCGTCTTCAG GTTTTGGTAGCTGAAATGGAGAATTTTATAAAGCAAGCTACTGGCGAGGAGAAAGAATTAATTCAGGCCTACGTCGATAGATGTTTCGTTTTACACACGACTGTTTTTGTCAGCTGTATCCTCGGcccaatatttttcatcgctgGCCCTATTTTCCAGCCACAACCATTTCCGGGTGATGTTGCTTACCCATTCGAGGTGAACTCAACTTGGCTGTGGCTCTGCATGTATGTTATGCAGAGTATTTCCATCTTCCAAGTTGGAAGCATGGTCATGGTAGACATTTTGTATGCCATGTTATTGTGGTACACAGGCCTAAGGTTTGAGTTGCTAAATCTGGAGTTCCAAAAAGTAACTAACACGAACGAATTACGCGGCTGTGTAGGGAAGtatcaaaaattaataag ATACACGGAGAATTTGACGGCCAGTACGCGTATTATAGCCGTAGAAATTACGAGCATCGCCATGTTTGCCGTCACAACCGGAGGTTTCGTAATTATTCGG CGCCCGGGTAAATACGACGTGGTAAAGTTCATTTTCTTTGAGTTAGTATCGGCAATGGagcttcttttattttcatggcCTGCGGACCATTTGATCAAAGTG AGCGAAGAAGTAGGCGCCTCTGTTTTCAACAGCGATTGGATCGGCAAATCACCAACAATGCTTAGAAACATGCTGTCGATTATGCAACGATCGCAACAACCAGTTGTTATTTATGTTGACGGTCTACTTCCAATATTATCGCTTGCGTTTTATGGATCT ACTATGTCGGCAAGTTTTTCATACCTCACAACGCTACGTGCAATAGCTGATGGCTAA
- the LOC124222128 gene encoding odorant receptor 13a-like isoform X2 → MKYKVTIETAIAATKYAILPICCWPPPIGANKWAVRRHNICEMGALMSTCMKILICKKERLRLQVLVAEMENFIKQATGEEKELIQAYVDRCFVLHTTVFVSCILGPIFFIAGPIFQPQPFPGDVAYPFEVNSTWLWLCMYVMQSISIFQVGSMVMVDILYAMLLWYTGLRFELLNLEFQKVTNTNELRGCVGKYQKLIRYTENLTASTRIIAVEITSIAMFAVTTGGFVIIRRPGKYDVVKFIFFELVSAMELLLFSWPADHLIKVSEEVGASVFNSDWIGKSPTMLRNMLSIMQRSQQPVVIYVDGLLPILSLAFYGSTMSASFSYLTTLRAIADG, encoded by the exons ATGAAATACAAAGTTACGATTGAGACTGCCATCGCTGCTACCAAATATGCAATCCTTCCAATTTGTTGCTGGCCACCCCCGATTGGAGCGAATAAATGGGCTGTCCGACGGCATAATATTTGTG AAATGGGAGCCCTTATGTCGACATGCATGAAAATACTAATCTGCAAGAAAGAACGACTTCGTCTTCAG GTTTTGGTAGCTGAAATGGAGAATTTTATAAAGCAAGCTACTGGCGAGGAGAAAGAATTAATTCAGGCCTACGTCGATAGATGTTTCGTTTTACACACGACTGTTTTTGTCAGCTGTATCCTCGGcccaatatttttcatcgctgGCCCTATTTTCCAGCCACAACCATTTCCGGGTGATGTTGCTTACCCATTCGAGGTGAACTCAACTTGGCTGTGGCTCTGCATGTATGTTATGCAGAGTATTTCCATCTTCCAAGTTGGAAGCATGGTCATGGTAGACATTTTGTATGCCATGTTATTGTGGTACACAGGCCTAAGGTTTGAGTTGCTAAATCTGGAGTTCCAAAAAGTAACTAACACGAACGAATTACGCGGCTGTGTAGGGAAGtatcaaaaattaataag ATACACGGAGAATTTGACGGCCAGTACGCGTATTATAGCCGTAGAAATTACGAGCATCGCCATGTTTGCCGTCACAACCGGAGGTTTCGTAATTATTCGG CGCCCGGGTAAATACGACGTGGTAAAGTTCATTTTCTTTGAGTTAGTATCGGCAATGGagcttcttttattttcatggcCTGCGGACCATTTGATCAAAGTG AGCGAAGAAGTAGGCGCCTCTGTTTTCAACAGCGATTGGATCGGCAAATCACCAACAATGCTTAGAAACATGCTGTCGATTATGCAACGATCGCAACAACCAGTTGTTATTTATGTTGACGGTCTACTTCCAATATTATCGCTTGCGTTTTATGGATCT ACTATGTCGGCAAGTTTTTCATACCTCACAACGCTACGTGCAATAGCTGATGGCTAA